A region of Streptomyces sp. R44 DNA encodes the following proteins:
- a CDS encoding penicillin-insensitive murein endopeptidase, translated as MSSTIRSFRPLREAVPLAALAALAALLVLIGLGAPAHAFSGAFVPSQSKGNRGSDVTALQYLLNGQGAQLTADGVFGSGTDTAVRSFQSSHGLGADGIVGPNTWRALTPTVREGSQGEAVKAVQYLLNAKRGAGLSVDGAFGPGTASAVRTFQSHAGLGADGIVGPDTWTNLLWHYEYADYNAGTLCNQNPDGNSSADWGTAAAIGQLEAGARTFAALGRGKVPVGDIAFEHGGSIPGHASHQVGLDVDFWPVRTDSAQCGGSRITWESGSYDRAATRELVKAMRAAAPGHVKFIYFNDPQLIAEGLTVQYPNHDNHLHIRYCEPVHPDGNYQC; from the coding sequence ATGTCGTCGACCATCCGGTCGTTCCGCCCCCTGCGCGAGGCGGTCCCGCTCGCGGCGCTCGCCGCCCTCGCCGCGCTGCTCGTGCTCATCGGTCTGGGCGCGCCCGCGCACGCCTTCTCCGGCGCGTTCGTCCCCAGTCAGAGCAAGGGCAACCGGGGCTCGGACGTCACCGCCCTCCAGTACCTGCTCAACGGGCAGGGCGCGCAGCTCACCGCCGACGGCGTCTTCGGCTCCGGCACCGACACCGCCGTCCGCTCCTTCCAGTCCTCCCACGGCCTCGGCGCCGACGGGATCGTCGGCCCCAACACCTGGCGGGCGCTGACCCCGACCGTCCGGGAGGGCAGCCAGGGCGAGGCCGTGAAGGCCGTCCAGTACCTGCTCAACGCCAAGCGCGGCGCGGGCCTCTCGGTCGACGGCGCCTTCGGCCCCGGCACCGCCTCGGCCGTCCGCACCTTCCAGAGCCACGCCGGCCTCGGCGCCGACGGCATCGTCGGCCCGGACACCTGGACCAACCTGCTCTGGCACTACGAGTACGCCGACTACAACGCCGGCACCCTGTGCAACCAGAACCCCGACGGCAACAGCTCCGCCGACTGGGGCACCGCCGCCGCCATCGGCCAGCTGGAGGCCGGCGCCCGCACCTTCGCCGCCCTCGGCCGCGGCAAGGTCCCGGTCGGCGACATCGCCTTCGAGCACGGCGGCTCCATCCCCGGCCACGCCAGCCACCAGGTCGGCCTGGACGTCGACTTCTGGCCCGTGCGCACCGACTCGGCGCAGTGCGGCGGCTCCCGCATCACCTGGGAGTCGGGCAGCTACGACCGTGCCGCCACCCGCGAGCTGGTCAAGGCCATGCGCGCCGCCGCCCCGGGACACGTCAAGTTCATCTACTTCAACGACCCGCAGCTGATCGCGGAGGGGCTGACCGTCCAGTACCCCAACCACGACAACCACCTGCACATCCGCTACTGCGAGCCGGTCCACCCGGACGGCAACTACCAGTGCTGA
- a CDS encoding DUF2690 domain-containing protein — translation MNTLTRKLATAGSTLALAASGLLLASSPASAATSCYGPSCTGLDPATSICQNDARTVATNSIGTELRYSPTCRSAWARQSSNSPMIIWVESNTGLYKEARYTGSGTVWTPMIDDKGIIGRACGYITGFEWNCTSWY, via the coding sequence GTGAACACCCTCACCCGCAAGCTCGCCACCGCCGGCTCGACCCTCGCGCTCGCCGCGTCCGGCCTGCTCCTCGCCTCCTCGCCCGCGTCCGCCGCGACCTCCTGCTACGGGCCCTCCTGCACCGGCCTCGACCCGGCCACCTCCATCTGCCAGAACGACGCCCGCACGGTCGCGACGAACAGCATCGGCACCGAGCTCCGCTACAGCCCCACCTGCCGGTCCGCCTGGGCACGGCAGAGCAGCAACTCCCCGATGATCATCTGGGTGGAGAGCAACACCGGCCTGTACAAGGAAGCCCGCTACACCGGCAGCGGCACCGTGTGGACCCCGATGATCGACGACAAGGGCATCATCGGCCGCGCCTGCGGCTACATCACGGGGTTCGAGTGGAACTGCACGTCGTGGTACTAG
- a CDS encoding ABC transporter ATP-binding protein produces the protein MADLSKNDEAVAAVEAPAGRGEPILQVRNLKKHFPLTQGILFKKQVGAVKAVDGVSFDLYQGETLGIVGESGCGKSTVAKLLMNLERATAGEVFYKGQDITKLSGRALKAVRRNIQMVFQDPYTSLNPRMTVGDIIGETFDIHPEVAPKGDRRRKVQDLLDVVGLNPEYINRYPHQFSGGQRQRIGIARGLALNPEIIICDEPVSALDVSVQAQVINLMEKLQDEFNLSYIFIAHDLSIVRHISDRVGVMYLGKMAEIGTDEQIYEHPTHPYTQALLSAVPVPDPEARAHRERIILTGDVPSPANPPSGCSFRTRCWKAQEKCSQEVPVLAIPQRFQGADTPAAHFSACHFAEEKQVLSV, from the coding sequence ATGGCTGACCTCAGCAAGAACGACGAGGCCGTGGCCGCCGTCGAGGCCCCCGCGGGCCGCGGCGAGCCGATCCTCCAGGTGCGCAACCTGAAGAAGCACTTCCCGCTGACGCAGGGCATCCTCTTCAAGAAGCAGGTCGGCGCGGTCAAGGCCGTGGACGGGGTCTCCTTCGACCTCTACCAGGGCGAGACCCTCGGCATCGTGGGCGAGTCCGGCTGTGGCAAGTCCACGGTCGCCAAGCTCCTGATGAACCTGGAGCGGGCCACCGCCGGCGAGGTCTTCTACAAGGGCCAGGACATCACCAAGCTGTCCGGGCGCGCGCTGAAGGCCGTCCGCCGCAACATCCAGATGGTGTTCCAGGACCCGTACACCTCGCTGAACCCGCGCATGACGGTCGGCGACATCATCGGCGAGACCTTCGACATCCACCCCGAGGTGGCCCCGAAGGGCGACCGGCGCCGCAAGGTGCAGGACCTCCTCGACGTCGTCGGTCTGAACCCGGAGTACATCAACCGGTACCCGCACCAGTTCTCCGGCGGTCAGCGCCAGCGCATCGGCATCGCCCGCGGCCTCGCGCTCAACCCGGAGATCATCATCTGCGACGAGCCGGTCTCGGCCCTGGACGTCTCCGTCCAGGCGCAGGTCATCAACCTGATGGAGAAGCTCCAGGACGAGTTCAACCTCTCCTACATCTTCATCGCGCACGACCTGTCGATCGTCCGGCACATCTCGGACCGCGTCGGCGTCATGTACCTCGGCAAGATGGCCGAGATCGGTACGGACGAGCAGATCTACGAGCACCCGACGCACCCGTACACCCAGGCGCTGCTCTCCGCGGTGCCGGTGCCGGACCCGGAGGCCCGCGCGCACCGCGAGCGGATCATCCTCACCGGTGACGTCCCCTCGCCGGCCAACCCGCCGTCGGGCTGCAGCTTCCGCACCCGCTGCTGGAAGGCGCAGGAGAAGTGCTCCCAGGAGGTGCCGGTCCTCGCGATCCCGCAGCGCTTCCAGGGCGCGGACACCCCGGCCGCCCACTTCTCGGCGTGCCACTTCGCCGAGGAGAAGCAGGTCCTTTCCGTCTGA
- a CDS encoding DUF2690 domain-containing protein: MNALTRKLATAGSAFALATSSLLLASSPASAATSCYGSSCTGLDPATTICQNDARTVSWSDRWGVELRYSPTCRAAWARATSSSDAPMEVHVYNTVGDNYGTYTTGQTVWTRMVNDKDIQAQAYGYKQETGGWCQTGWY, translated from the coding sequence GTGAACGCCCTCACCCGCAAGCTCGCGACCGCCGGTTCGGCTTTCGCGCTCGCCACGTCCAGCCTGCTGCTGGCTTCCTCCCCGGCCTCGGCCGCCACGTCCTGCTACGGGTCCTCCTGCACGGGGCTCGACCCGGCCACCACGATCTGCCAGAACGATGCCAGGACCGTCTCCTGGTCCGACCGGTGGGGCGTCGAGCTCCGCTACAGCCCGACCTGCCGGGCCGCCTGGGCGCGCGCGACCTCCTCCTCCGACGCGCCGATGGAGGTCCACGTCTACAACACGGTGGGCGACAACTACGGCACCTACACGACCGGGCAGACGGTCTGGACGCGGATGGTGAACGACAAGGACATCCAGGCCCAGGCCTATGGCTACAAGCAGGAGACCGGAGGGTGGTGTCAGACCGGCTGGTACTAG
- a CDS encoding ABC transporter substrate-binding protein — MRGATHAKWAALATAVALAATACGGGDSGGGGGGADGIVSSSWGDPQNPLEPANTNEVQGGKVLSMIFRGLKQYDPKTGEAKNMLAEKIDTTDSQNFTITVKDGWTFSNGEKVTAKSFVDAWNYGASLKNNQKNAYFFGQIEGYDKVHPDKGEPTAETMSGLKVTGPQTFTVKLTQKFSTWPITLGYAAFSPLPQAFYSDHAGWLSKPIGNGPYTVDSYSKGSQMSLKKWDAYPGPDKAQNGGITLKVYTDNNTAYTDLTAGNLDLVDDVPASQLKNVQADLGDRYINVPAGIIQTLSFPFYDPAWNKPGQEKLRQGLSMAINRQQITETIFQKTRTPAVDWTSPVLGEEGGFKDVCGDFCKYNAEEAKKLVAEGGGIPGGTMKISYNADTGSHKEWVDAVCNSINNALGNNKACVGNPIGTFADFRSQASTQKLPGPFRAGWQMDYPLIQNFLQPLYYTNASSNDGKYSDPEFDKLVNEANAEADTAKAVGLFQQAEGVLRDDMGAIPLWYQNGSAGYSDRVENVTLNPFSVPVYDQIKVK, encoded by the coding sequence ATGCGCGGAGCCACACACGCCAAGTGGGCCGCACTGGCCACCGCCGTCGCCCTCGCGGCGACGGCCTGTGGCGGCGGCGACAGCGGCGGTGGCGGGGGAGGGGCCGACGGCATCGTGAGTTCCTCGTGGGGCGACCCGCAGAACCCGCTGGAGCCCGCCAACACCAACGAGGTCCAGGGCGGCAAGGTCCTGTCCATGATCTTCCGAGGGCTCAAGCAGTACGACCCGAAGACCGGCGAGGCCAAGAACATGCTCGCCGAGAAGATCGACACCACGGACTCGCAGAACTTCACCATCACGGTCAAGGACGGCTGGACCTTCTCCAACGGCGAGAAGGTCACCGCGAAGTCCTTCGTCGACGCCTGGAACTACGGCGCCAGCCTGAAGAACAACCAGAAGAACGCGTACTTCTTCGGCCAGATCGAGGGCTACGACAAGGTCCACCCCGACAAGGGCGAGCCCACCGCCGAGACCATGTCCGGCCTCAAGGTCACCGGCCCCCAGACCTTCACCGTCAAGCTCACGCAGAAGTTCTCCACCTGGCCCATCACCCTCGGCTACGCGGCCTTCTCCCCGCTGCCCCAGGCCTTCTACAGCGACCACGCCGGCTGGCTCTCGAAGCCCATCGGCAACGGCCCGTACACGGTCGACTCGTACTCCAAGGGCTCCCAGATGTCCCTGAAGAAGTGGGACGCCTACCCCGGCCCGGACAAGGCCCAGAACGGCGGCATCACCCTCAAGGTCTACACCGACAACAACACCGCCTACACGGACCTGACGGCCGGCAACCTCGACCTCGTCGACGACGTTCCCGCCTCCCAGCTCAAGAACGTCCAGGCCGACCTCGGCGACCGGTACATCAACGTCCCCGCCGGCATCATCCAGACCCTCTCCTTCCCGTTCTACGACCCCGCGTGGAACAAGCCGGGCCAGGAGAAGCTCCGGCAGGGCCTCTCCATGGCGATCAACCGCCAGCAGATCACCGAGACGATCTTCCAAAAGACCCGCACCCCCGCCGTCGACTGGACCTCCCCGGTGCTCGGCGAGGAGGGCGGCTTCAAGGACGTCTGCGGCGACTTCTGCAAGTACAACGCCGAAGAGGCGAAGAAGCTGGTCGCCGAGGGCGGCGGCATTCCCGGCGGCACGATGAAGATCTCGTACAACGCCGACACCGGCTCCCACAAGGAGTGGGTGGACGCCGTCTGCAACTCCATCAACAACGCCCTCGGCAACAACAAGGCCTGCGTCGGCAACCCGATCGGCACCTTCGCCGACTTCCGCAGCCAGGCCAGCACCCAGAAGCTGCCGGGCCCCTTCCGCGCCGGCTGGCAGATGGACTACCCGCTCATCCAGAACTTCCTCCAGCCGCTGTACTACACCAACGCCTCCTCCAACGACGGCAAGTACTCCGACCCGGAATTCGACAAGCTGGTCAACGAGGCCAACGCCGAGGCCGACACCGCGAAGGCCGTCGGACTCTTCCAGCAGGCCGAGGGCGTCCTCCGCGACGACATGGGGGCCATCCCGCTCTGGTACCAGAACGGCAGCGCCGGCTACTCGGACAGGGTCGAGAACGTGACCCTGAACCCCTTCAGCGTCCCGGTCTACGACCAGATCAAGGTCAAGTGA
- a CDS encoding ABC transporter permease, producing the protein MGRYVIRRLLQMIPVFFGATLLIFLMVNVMGDPIAGLCGDRACDPATTAQLEKEYGLDKPVWQQYLTYMGNVFTGDFGTAFNGQPVTELMASAFPVTIRLTIVAILFEIIIGITLGVVTGLKRGHPVDTGVLLLTLVVLSIPTFVTGLLLQLLLGVEWGWIKPAVSPEAPFNELIVPGLVLASVSLAYVTRLTRTSIAENKRADYVRTAVAKGLPRRRVVTRHLLRNSLIPVVTFIGADIGALMGGAIVTERIFNIHGVGYQLYQGIVRQNTQTVVGFVTILVLVFLLANLLVDLLYAVLDPRIRYA; encoded by the coding sequence GTGGGTCGATACGTGATCCGGCGGCTGCTGCAGATGATCCCGGTCTTCTTCGGCGCCACGCTGTTGATCTTCCTGATGGTGAACGTGATGGGCGACCCCATCGCCGGCCTCTGCGGCGACCGCGCCTGCGACCCGGCGACGACCGCCCAGCTGGAGAAGGAGTACGGCCTCGACAAGCCGGTCTGGCAGCAATACCTGACCTACATGGGCAACGTCTTCACCGGGGACTTCGGCACCGCCTTCAACGGCCAGCCCGTCACCGAGCTGATGGCCAGCGCCTTCCCGGTCACCATCCGGCTCACCATCGTCGCGATCCTCTTCGAGATCATCATCGGCATCACCCTCGGCGTCGTCACCGGCCTCAAGCGCGGCCACCCCGTCGACACCGGCGTCCTGCTGCTGACCCTGGTCGTCCTCTCCATCCCCACCTTCGTCACCGGTCTGCTGCTCCAGCTGCTCCTGGGTGTCGAATGGGGCTGGATCAAGCCGGCCGTCTCGCCCGAGGCGCCCTTCAACGAACTGATCGTCCCCGGCCTCGTCCTCGCGTCCGTCTCGCTCGCGTACGTCACCCGGCTCACCCGGACCTCCATCGCCGAGAACAAGCGTGCCGACTACGTCCGCACCGCCGTCGCCAAGGGCCTGCCCCGCCGCCGGGTCGTCACCCGGCACCTGCTGCGCAACAGCCTCATCCCCGTGGTGACCTTCATCGGCGCCGACATCGGCGCCCTCATGGGCGGCGCCATCGTGACCGAACGGATCTTCAACATCCACGGCGTCGGCTACCAGCTCTACCAGGGCATCGTCCGCCAGAACACCCAGACCGTCGTCGGCTTCGTGACGATCCTCGTCCTGGTGTTCCTGCTGGCCAACCTGCTGGTCGACCTCCTGTACGCCGTCCTTGACCCGAGGATTCGCTATGCCTGA
- a CDS encoding ABC transporter permease → MPEPFEPLESYGEEGRAIASTGAGGASDLGTQEAETLEKTPGGPEGTGADKKPRSLWSDAWHDLRRNPIFIISALVITFLVIISIWPQLIASGDPLDCDLSKAQEGSQPGHPFGFNGQGCDVYTRTVYGARTSVTVGVLATLGVAVLGSILGGLAGFFGGTWDGILSRVTDVFFAIPVVLGGLVLLSVVTSSTVWPVIGFMVLLGWPQISRIARGSVITAKQNDYVQAARALGASNSRMLLRHITPNAVAPVIVVATIALGTYIALEATLSYLGVGLKPPTVSWGIDISSASQYIRNAPHMLLWPAGALAITVLAFIMLGDAVRDALDPKLR, encoded by the coding sequence ATGCCTGAGCCCTTTGAGCCCCTTGAGTCGTACGGAGAAGAAGGGCGCGCCATCGCATCGACCGGCGCCGGCGGCGCATCCGACCTCGGCACCCAGGAGGCCGAGACCCTCGAGAAGACACCGGGCGGCCCGGAAGGAACCGGCGCCGACAAGAAGCCCCGCTCCCTCTGGTCCGACGCCTGGCACGACCTGCGCCGCAACCCGATCTTCATCATCTCCGCGCTCGTCATCACCTTCCTGGTGATCATCTCCATCTGGCCCCAGCTGATCGCCTCCGGAGACCCGCTCGACTGCGACCTGTCCAAGGCGCAGGAGGGCTCCCAGCCCGGCCACCCCTTCGGCTTCAACGGCCAGGGCTGCGACGTCTACACCCGCACCGTCTACGGCGCCCGGACATCCGTGACCGTCGGCGTCCTCGCCACCCTCGGCGTCGCGGTCCTCGGCAGCATCCTCGGCGGCCTCGCCGGCTTCTTCGGCGGCACCTGGGACGGCATCCTCTCCCGGGTCACCGACGTCTTCTTCGCCATCCCCGTCGTCCTCGGCGGCCTCGTGCTCCTCTCCGTGGTGACCAGCTCCACCGTCTGGCCCGTCATCGGCTTCATGGTGCTCCTCGGCTGGCCGCAGATCTCCCGCATCGCCCGCGGCTCCGTCATCACCGCCAAACAGAACGACTACGTCCAGGCCGCCCGCGCGCTCGGCGCATCCAACTCCCGGATGCTGCTCCGGCACATCACGCCGAACGCCGTCGCCCCGGTCATCGTCGTCGCCACCATCGCCCTCGGCACGTACATCGCCCTCGAAGCGACCCTGTCGTACCTCGGCGTCGGCCTGAAGCCCCCCACCGTCTCCTGGGGCATCGACATCTCCTCGGCGTCGCAGTACATCCGCAACGCGCCCCACATGCTGCTCTGGCCGGCCGGCGCGCTCGCCATCACCGTGCTCGCGTTCATCATGCTCGGCGACGCGGTGCGCGACGCCCTCGACCCCAAGCTGAGGTAG
- a CDS encoding ABC transporter ATP-binding protein: protein MAEAILEVRDLHKHYPLTRGILFKKQVGAVRAVDGVDFDLAAGETLGIVGESGCGKSTVAKMLVNLERPTSGTIRYKGEDLTKMSPRALKAVRRNIQMVFQDPYTSLNPRMTVGDIIGEPYEIHPEVAPKGDRRRKVQDLLDVVGLNPEYINRYPHQFSGGQRQRIGIARGLALQPEVIVADEPVSALDVSVQAQVVNLLDRLQAEFSLSYVFIAHDLSIVRHISDRVGVMYLGRIVEIGTDAQIYDHPTHPYTQALLSAVPVPDPEARAHRERILLSGDVPSPANIPSGCRFRTRCWKAQERCTLEVPLLAVPAVFRLTDSPAKHDSACHFAEEKQVVPPEEPQEEPPTP, encoded by the coding sequence ATGGCTGAGGCGATTCTCGAAGTCCGGGACCTCCACAAGCACTACCCGCTGACCCGGGGCATCCTCTTCAAGAAGCAGGTCGGCGCGGTCAGGGCCGTCGACGGGGTCGACTTCGACCTCGCCGCCGGCGAGACCCTCGGCATCGTCGGCGAGTCCGGCTGCGGCAAGTCGACCGTCGCGAAGATGCTGGTCAATCTGGAGCGGCCGACCTCCGGCACCATCCGCTACAAGGGCGAGGACCTCACCAAGATGTCCCCGCGCGCCCTCAAGGCCGTCCGCCGCAACATCCAGATGGTCTTCCAGGACCCGTACACCTCGCTCAACCCGCGCATGACCGTCGGCGACATCATCGGCGAGCCGTACGAGATCCACCCCGAGGTCGCGCCCAAGGGCGACCGGCGCCGCAAGGTCCAGGACCTCCTGGACGTCGTCGGCCTCAACCCCGAGTACATCAACCGCTATCCGCACCAGTTCTCCGGCGGCCAGCGCCAGCGCATCGGCATCGCCCGCGGTCTGGCCCTCCAGCCCGAGGTCATCGTCGCGGACGAACCGGTCTCCGCGCTCGACGTCTCCGTCCAGGCGCAGGTCGTCAACCTCCTCGACCGCCTCCAGGCCGAGTTCTCCCTGTCGTACGTCTTCATCGCCCACGACCTCTCGATCGTCCGGCACATCTCCGACCGCGTCGGCGTCATGTACCTCGGCCGGATCGTCGAGATCGGCACCGACGCCCAGATCTACGACCACCCCACCCATCCCTACACCCAGGCGCTGCTCTCCGCCGTGCCCGTGCCCGACCCCGAGGCGCGCGCCCACCGCGAGCGCATCCTCCTCTCCGGCGACGTGCCGTCCCCGGCCAACATCCCCTCCGGCTGCCGCTTCCGTACCCGCTGCTGGAAGGCCCAGGAGCGCTGCACCCTCGAAGTCCCGCTCCTCGCCGTCCCGGCCGTCTTCCGCCTCACGGACAGCCCGGCGAAGCACGACTCGGCCTGCCACTTCGCGGAGGAGAAGCAGGTGGTGCCCCCGGAGGAGCCCCAGGAGGAGCCCCCGACGCCGTAA
- a CDS encoding DUF2690 domain-containing protein encodes MRQLTRKLATVGSALAFAASSLLLASSPASAATSCYGSSCNGLDPATTICQNDAQTVMWGEYVGLELRYSPTCRAAWARFKYGDEGEIWVQNSLGNKYAVHYPGSGTVWTRMVNDKDVLARACGTFAKGTACTPEY; translated from the coding sequence ATGAGACAGCTCACCCGCAAGCTCGCGACGGTCGGTTCGGCCCTCGCGTTCGCCGCGAGCAGCCTGCTGCTGGCTTCCTCCCCGGCCTCGGCCGCCACGTCCTGCTACGGGTCCTCCTGCAACGGCCTCGACCCGGCCACCACCATCTGCCAGAACGACGCCCAGACGGTGATGTGGGGGGAGTACGTCGGTCTCGAACTCCGCTACAGCCCGACCTGTCGCGCGGCCTGGGCTCGGTTCAAGTACGGCGACGAGGGCGAGATCTGGGTTCAGAACTCGCTGGGCAACAAGTACGCGGTGCACTATCCGGGTTCGGGGACCGTGTGGACCCGGATGGTCAACGACAAGGACGTCCTCGCCAGAGCCTGCGGCACCTTCGCCAAGGGCACCGCCTGCACCCCCGAGTACTGA
- a CDS encoding ABC transporter ATP-binding protein gives MLLEVRDLHVEFHTRDGVAKAVNGVNYSVDAGETLAVLGESGSGKSVTAQAVMGILDIPPGKISGGEILFQGQDLLKLKEEERRRIRGAKMAMIFQDALSSLNPVISVGDQLGEMFQVHRGMSRKDAKAKAVELMDRVRIPAAKERVGQYPHQFSGGMRQRIMIAMALALEPELIIADEPTTALDVTVQAQVMDLLAELQRELNMGLILITHDLGVVADVADKIAVMYAGKIVEQAPVHEIYKAPAHPYTRGLLDSIPRLDQKGQELYAIKGLPPNLLAIPPGCSFNPRCPLARDRCRTEVPPLYDVTESPVPRASACHFWKECLHG, from the coding sequence ATGCTGCTCGAAGTGCGCGACCTGCACGTGGAGTTCCACACCCGGGACGGGGTGGCCAAGGCGGTCAACGGCGTCAACTACTCCGTCGACGCGGGGGAGACCCTCGCGGTCCTCGGCGAGTCCGGCTCCGGCAAGTCCGTCACCGCCCAGGCCGTCATGGGCATCCTCGACATCCCGCCGGGGAAGATCAGCGGCGGCGAGATCCTCTTCCAGGGCCAGGACCTGCTCAAGCTGAAGGAGGAGGAACGGCGCAGGATCCGCGGCGCCAAGATGGCGATGATCTTCCAGGACGCGCTGTCCTCCCTCAACCCCGTCATCAGCGTCGGCGACCAGCTCGGCGAGATGTTCCAGGTCCACCGGGGAATGTCGCGCAAGGACGCCAAGGCCAAGGCCGTCGAGCTGATGGACCGGGTCCGCATCCCCGCCGCCAAGGAACGCGTCGGCCAGTACCCGCACCAGTTCTCCGGCGGCATGCGCCAGCGCATCATGATCGCGATGGCGCTCGCCCTCGAACCCGAACTGATCATCGCCGACGAGCCCACCACCGCCCTCGACGTCACCGTCCAGGCCCAGGTCATGGACCTCCTCGCCGAGCTCCAGCGCGAGCTCAACATGGGCCTCATCCTCATCACGCACGACCTCGGCGTCGTCGCCGACGTCGCGGACAAGATCGCCGTCATGTACGCGGGGAAGATCGTCGAACAGGCGCCCGTGCACGAGATCTACAAGGCCCCCGCCCACCCCTACACCCGGGGCCTGCTCGACTCGATCCCGCGCCTCGACCAGAAGGGCCAGGAGCTCTACGCGATCAAGGGCCTGCCGCCCAACCTCCTCGCCATCCCCCCCGGCTGCTCCTTCAACCCGCGCTGCCCGCTCGCCCGGGACCGCTGCCGCACCGAGGTGCCGCCGCTGTACGACGTGACCGAGTCCCCGGTGCCGCGCGCCAGCGCCTGCCACTTCTGGAAGGAGTGCCTCCATGGCTGA
- a CDS encoding N-acetylmuramoyl-L-alanine amidase codes for MTSANESTPSRRSLLTGGLALGAATALPLWATGQAQAATSLTIADTTAWGARPASSPVRVLSTPPQKIIVHHTDTPNTTDYSQAQAFQLARSMQNWAMDERHWIDTGQHFTVSRGAYVLEGRHSSLTALQGGTQTVESAHCTGQNTVAIGIENEGTYITVDPRSEQYAKLVELCAYICRQYGLRAYQIYGHRDFNATECPGDRLYAMLPQLRRDVAGRIGGDPTAPVWPLLHNGDTGDRVRALQHLLVRRGATITVDGSFGPATEQAVRNFQSLVTATSDGWAGNQTWHQLVVPVRQGDTGEAVKAVQLLLTAKGVPTDVDGVFGPGTLASVATFQNTAGLPGDGLADARTFSRLLA; via the coding sequence ATGACCTCGGCCAACGAATCGACTCCCAGCCGCCGTTCCCTGCTCACCGGCGGCCTCGCGCTCGGCGCCGCGACGGCGCTGCCCCTGTGGGCGACCGGTCAGGCGCAGGCCGCGACCTCGCTCACCATCGCGGACACCACCGCGTGGGGCGCCCGCCCGGCGAGCAGCCCCGTGCGGGTGCTGTCGACCCCGCCGCAGAAGATCATCGTTCACCACACCGATACCCCCAACACGACCGACTACTCGCAGGCCCAGGCCTTCCAGCTCGCCCGCTCCATGCAGAACTGGGCGATGGACGAACGTCATTGGATCGACACGGGCCAGCACTTCACCGTCTCGCGCGGCGCGTACGTCCTGGAGGGCCGGCACAGCAGCCTGACCGCGCTCCAGGGCGGCACCCAGACCGTGGAGTCGGCGCACTGCACCGGGCAGAACACCGTCGCCATCGGCATCGAGAACGAGGGCACCTACATCACGGTCGACCCGCGCAGCGAGCAGTACGCGAAGCTGGTCGAGCTGTGCGCGTACATCTGCCGCCAGTACGGGCTGCGCGCCTACCAGATCTACGGGCACCGGGACTTCAACGCCACCGAGTGCCCCGGCGACCGCCTGTACGCGATGCTCCCGCAGCTGCGGCGGGACGTCGCCGGCCGCATCGGCGGGGACCCGACGGCCCCTGTGTGGCCGCTGCTGCACAACGGCGACACCGGCGACCGGGTCCGCGCGCTCCAGCACCTGCTCGTCCGGCGCGGCGCCACGATCACCGTGGACGGAAGCTTCGGCCCGGCCACCGAGCAGGCCGTACGGAACTTCCAGTCGCTCGTGACCGCCACGTCCGACGGCTGGGCCGGCAACCAGACCTGGCACCAGCTCGTCGTCCCCGTACGGCAGGGCGACACCGGCGAAGCCGTCAAGGCCGTCCAGCTCCTGCTCACCGCCAAGGGTGTCCCGACGGACGTCGACGGCGTCTTCGGCCCCGGCACCCTGGCCTCGGTCGCCACCTTCCAGAACACGGCCGGGCTGCCCGGCGACGGCCTGGCCGACGCCCGCACCTTCAGCCGTCTCCTCGCCTGA
- a CDS encoding DUF2690 domain-containing protein, which produces MNALTRRLATVGSALAMAGSSLLLASSPASAATSCYAAGCTGLDPSTTICQNDARTVSVSDRFGVELRYSPTCRAAWARATPGSDAPMLVGVQNTRGDAYTTYTTGAAYRWTQMVNDKDIEARGYGFKEVGAQYGFTAWY; this is translated from the coding sequence GTGAACGCCCTCACCCGCAGACTCGCCACCGTCGGTTCGGCCCTCGCGATGGCCGGGTCGAGCCTCCTGCTCGCCTCCTCGCCGGCGTCGGCAGCGACGTCCTGTTACGCGGCCGGCTGCACCGGCCTCGACCCCTCGACGACGATCTGCCAGAACGACGCCAGGACCGTGTCCGTGTCGGACCGGTTCGGCGTCGAGCTGCGCTACAGCCCCACCTGCCGGGCCGCCTGGGCCCGTGCGACGCCCGGTTCGGACGCGCCGATGCTCGTCGGCGTCCAGAACACCAGGGGAGACGCCTACACCACCTACACGACCGGCGCCGCCTACAGGTGGACGCAGATGGTGAACGACAAGGACATCGAGGCCCGCGGCTACGGCTTCAAGGAAGTCGGCGCGCAGTACGGCTTCACCGCCTGGTACTAG